From Brevinematales bacterium:
TTATTTTGAAAAGGTATGGAGTGACAGTTAGAAATATATTTTTTGACACTATGATTGCATCTTATACGATAAGACCAGAGTTAACTCAACATAATTTAGATAGACTTGCTGAAGAGTATTTAAATTACAAAAAGTTTAAATATGAAGAAGTAACTAGGAAGAAGGAAAGTATATTTAATACTTTACTTAACGCTAATATAGAAGATGTTGTTAATTATGCTTGTGAGGATGCTGATATAACTCTTAGGTTGTATAACTTTTTTTCAAATAAGCTTGAAGAGAATGAGAAATTAAAAAAACTGTTTTATGAGATAGAGATGCCACTTGTCGAGGTATTAGGGGAGATGGAGTATAACGGTATAAAGGTAGATGTAGAGTATCTTAAAAATCTTAGCAAAGAGCTTGACTTAGAAATAAATAGAGTTTCTAGTAAAATATTTGATCTTGCTGGCGAAAATTTTAATGTCAATTCTCCTAAACAGATATCCTATATATTGTTTGATAAACTTAAACTCAATCCTGTTAAGAAGACAAAAACAGGATACTCTACGGATGAAGAAGTACTTGAGGAGCTTTTAGGAGAACACGAGATAGTAGAGCAGATACTGAAATACAGAACTCTTACGAAACTAAAAACAACGTATGTTGATGAGCTTCCAAATCTTTTAATAAAATCAACTGGTAGGGTACATACGTCTTTTAATCAGACGATAACTGCTACTGGTAGGTTATCATCAAGTAATCCAAACTTACAAAACATACCTGTGAGAGATGGGCTTGGTAAGAAGATAAGGTTAGCTTTCATAGCAAATGAAGGTAACTTACTTGGTAGTTTTGATTACTCACAGATAGAGTTGAGAGTTTTAGCACATTTTTCTGGGGATCCTTTATTGATAGAACACTTTATAGAAAACAGAGATATTCACTCTGAAACTGCAATGAAGGTATTACATATAAAACCAGAAGATATGAACTCTACATACAGGAGAATAGGTAAAATAATAAACTTTGGTATTGTTTACGGTATAAGCCCCTATGGACTTTCAAAACAACTTGGTGTATCAATACAGGAAGCAAGCGATATAATACAGAAATACTTTGAGACATATAAAGGTATAAAAGAATACATATTTCGTGTTCTTGAGTTTGTATCTAAAAAAGGCTATGTTGAGACTATGTTTGGTAGAATTCGGAGAATACCTGAGCTTGTTAATAAGAAGTTTGATGAGAATAAACTGAATTTCGGTAAATCTGAAAGGATTGCTATAAATACTCCCATACAGGGTACTGCAGCAGAGATAGTTAAGATATCGATGAATAAGTTGTATAACGCTATAAAGAATACCTCTGTAAAACTGCTTCTTCAAGTACACGATGAGATAATAGTTGAACTACCTGAAAAAGAAGAAGAAAATTATTCTACTATGATAAAAACTATACTTGAAAAAAGTGTAGATCTTAAAGTACCGCTTTTAGTAGAGTACAGATTTGGTAAGAGTTGGGGTGAACTTGAAAAATAGTATTTTTTATATTAGATTGGTTTCTATTCCTTGAATAAAACACGTAATTAATGTTTGAATTATAGTGTCGTTAAAGAGCACTAAAAAATCCTTTTATTGGTTATTTTTTATTCATTATTGAGATTATTTATGTTTTAAATTTTGTTTTTAGATTTTGGCTTGAATTTTATATGATAGATTATTATTTTTTATTACTATATACTGTTGGAGGTATCTATGACTAAGTATTTTATCGTGATAGTTTCATTGTTTCTAAGTTTGACTTTATTCGCAAAAGAAAATCAAAAGGGTGGGAAGTATCCACATTTTATATTCAAGGCTACCACCATAGATGGGAAAAATATAGATCTTGCAGACCACATTGGTAAGAAACTTATAATGGTGAACTTTTGGGCTACTTGGTGTGCTCCATGTAGGTATGAAATACCTGACTTGATTAACTTGCAGGAGGAATTCAAAGATAAGCTTATAATAGTTGGTGTTTCTTTAGATAGATATGTTGATTCTGTTAAGATATTTTCCCAAAAATACAAGTTCAATTATCCAGTAGTGCACGATGATGGTACCCTAAACTACTATTATGGTGGAATAGCATCTATTCCAACGACTTTTATAATAAACTACGAAGGTAAAATAGTTGAGAGAATAATAGGTGCTAGGAGTTTTGATGTGTTTAAAGAATTTGTTGTCAAATATTTGAAGAAGAACTAATTGATGTATTAGATCCTAGAATAATTTTGTCAATTTGTGTTAATTGTTCTTCAATTGAGAACTTTGAGGTTAAAAGTTGTTGTATGTTTTGAACTATTTCACTTCTTTGCTGAATAAAGAATCGTAAAATGTCTTCCCATGAATTAACTATTTCTTCTATTGAGTTGTAAAGGATACCTGTTTTGTAGTGTATAACCATTTCTCTCATTCCGCTTCTATTGGCTGATATAACTGGTATTCCTAGGGAATAGCTTTCTAGGATTACTGTGGGTAGTGGATCTTCTGTACTTGTTATAACTATTGCTGTTGAGTTTTTTATCTCGTTTATAACTTCTTCTCTTGTTAGGTTATGCTTAATTTCTATGTAAGGTTTATCAGAGATTTCTCTATGTAGTTCAGAAAGTAAGTCTTTTTGGTAGTATTTGTAGATAATTAATCCTTTAATTTCTGGAGTTTTTGAGGTTATTTGGTTTATCATTTGAACGAATTCCAAGGGGTTTTTACGTTTTTCTATACTTCCTATCCATATTAATCTTGGAGTTGAGGTAGTTTTTAGTGGTGCTATCTGATTTGATATTTTTGTACCGTTATAAACTACAGATACTTTATTTTCTAGTTTTTTGCCTAGAGAACTTTTTACTTCATTTGAAACTGCAATTACGTGATCGACTTTTTTCTGTATTATTTTTCTTATGTATCTTGAGATTATGTCTTTCTTTAGTATGTCGTGGATGTAGAGTATATTTCTAACTTTTCCCTTTAAAGGTGGAAAGTACAGTGCATCGTATGTATTTTTACCTAGTATTACATCTATACTTTTTAGTTTGGATATGATCTGTATGTATAGTTTGGCAAGGATAACTAGAATTATTTTAGTTATTAACAAAAACGCTTTTACAAAGAGATTAGACTTTGTTATGCCTAGCTGAGATAGGAGTATGGATACATTTACATTTTGTGGTTTTATACCTGATTCTATGAGGAACTCTTTTATCTTTTTGCTGGAACATACAGCGTAGAACTCGATATTTTGATCTTTCCTATTTTTTAGGTAAT
This genomic window contains:
- the polA gene encoding DNA polymerase I, translated to MEKLFLFDTSNLVYRSFFGFSGRHLVNSKGEITSGIFGAMRTVIRLYKDFKFENAVFCLDGPRERTKRYSIYANYKINREKAPEDLKLQVKRTVNLLREAGIECVEIPGYESDDIISILVNRYFGKYSIYIVSGDKDLLQLLKFPEVRVISFSPSKSDYEVKDRNSFIVENGFEPEYIVDYLALLGDKVDNIPGAKGIGEKTSALLIQKYKTIENIYSNLDEIEGRVKEKLIQSREDVFLSKQLVTLFNDAQIDIPITRFSLSNFSKPKVVELLKEYEFKSILNEIMSETQLKVSTRSNGELSLFSEPSVSLDNIARHNNYKLITRKSELEELYGEILSKGYVCIDIETDEKHFMECKIVGIAISIEEGIGYYIPILHSVAKDIYGDIMDFIIKVCEDERIKKIGHNIKFEYVILKRYGVTVRNIFFDTMIASYTIRPELTQHNLDRLAEEYLNYKKFKYEEVTRKKESIFNTLLNANIEDVVNYACEDADITLRLYNFFSNKLEENEKLKKLFYEIEMPLVEVLGEMEYNGIKVDVEYLKNLSKELDLEINRVSSKIFDLAGENFNVNSPKQISYILFDKLKLNPVKKTKTGYSTDEEVLEELLGEHEIVEQILKYRTLTKLKTTYVDELPNLLIKSTGRVHTSFNQTITATGRLSSSNPNLQNIPVRDGLGKKIRLAFIANEGNLLGSFDYSQIELRVLAHFSGDPLLIEHFIENRDIHSETAMKVLHIKPEDMNSTYRRIGKIINFGIVYGISPYGLSKQLGVSIQEASDIIQKYFETYKGIKEYIFRVLEFVSKKGYVETMFGRIRRIPELVNKKFDENKLNFGKSERIAINTPIQGTAAEIVKISMNKLYNAIKNTSVKLLLQVHDEIIVELPEKEEENYSTMIKTILEKSVDLKVPLLVEYRFGKSWGELEK
- a CDS encoding TlpA family protein disulfide reductase, with translation MTKYFIVIVSLFLSLTLFAKENQKGGKYPHFIFKATTIDGKNIDLADHIGKKLIMVNFWATWCAPCRYEIPDLINLQEEFKDKLIIVGVSLDRYVDSVKIFSQKYKFNYPVVHDDGTLNYYYGGIASIPTTFIINYEGKIVERIIGARSFDVFKEFVVKYLKKN
- a CDS encoding glycosyltransferase family 4 protein, which translates into the protein MKCLIIFSGNTISGAEIVLQDYLKNRKDQNIEFYAVCSSKKIKEFLIESGIKPQNVNVSILLSQLGITKSNLFVKAFLLITKIILVILAKLYIQIISKLKSIDVILGKNTYDALYFPPLKGKVRNILYIHDILKKDIISRYIRKIIQKKVDHVIAVSNEVKSSLGKKLENKVSVVYNGTKISNQIAPLKTTSTPRLIWIGSIEKRKNPLEFVQMINQITSKTPEIKGLIIYKYYQKDLLSELHREISDKPYIEIKHNLTREEVINEIKNSTAIVITSTEDPLPTVILESYSLGIPVISANRSGMREMVIHYKTGILYNSIEEIVNSWEDILRFFIQQRSEIVQNIQQLLTSKFSIEEQLTQIDKIILGSNTSISSSSNI